A window of the Gossypium hirsutum isolate 1008001.06 chromosome A03, Gossypium_hirsutum_v2.1, whole genome shotgun sequence genome harbors these coding sequences:
- the LOC121218307 gene encoding NADH-quinone oxidoreductase subunit C has product MELFMEFSPRAAELTTLLESRITNFYTNFKVDEIGRVVSVGDGIARVYGLNKIQAEEMVEFASGVKGIALNLENENVEIVVFGSDTAIKDMCYSGRVVREFPEKLFFEEEDLLSFSVLGRASLVIRAFRSLPASGSSLASPTSTSIPSTWNLVSVPYGSSADEVTRISPVVSIFPSAGRWEREVWDMFGVSSINHPDLRRISTNYGFEGHPLRKDLPLSGYVEVRYDDPEKRVVSEPIEMTQEFRYFDFASPWEQRSDG; this is encoded by the exons ATGGAATTATTTATGGAATTCTCTCCCAGAGCTGCGGAACTAACGACTCTATTAGAAAGTCGAATTACCAACTTTTACACGAATTTTAAAGTGGATGAGATTGGTCGAGTGGTCTCAGTTGGAGATGGGATTGCGCGTGTTTATGGATTGAACAAGATTCAAGCTGAGGAAATGGTTGAATTTGCGAGCGGTGTGAAAGGAATAGCGTTGAATCTTGAGAATGAGAATGTAGAGATTGTTGTCTTTGGTAGTGATACCGCTATTAAAGATATGTGTTATTCT GGGAGGGTTGTGAGAGAGTTTCCGGAAAAGCTTTTCTTTGAGGAAGAAGATctcctttctttttctgttttgggGAGGGCTAGTCTTGTCATAAGGGCATTCAGGTCTCTTCCTGCCAGCGGGAGTTCTCTTGCATCCCCTACATCTACTTCCATACCTTCTACTTGGAATCTAGTTTCAGTACCATATGGGTCAAG TGCAGATGAAGTAACACGAATATCCCCGGTAGTAAGTATATTTCCATCAGCCGGCCGGTGGGAGCGAGAAGTTTGGGATATGTTTGGTGTTTCTTCCATCAATCATCCGGATCTACGCCGTATATCAACAAATTATGGTTTCGAGGGTCATCCATTACGAAAAGACCTTCCTCTGAGTGGATATGTGGAAGTACGCTATGATGATCCAGAGAAACGTGTGGTTTCTGAACCCATTGAGATGACCCAAGAATTTCGCTATTTTGATTTTGCCAGTCCTTGGGAACAGCGTAGCGACGGATAA